The Lewinellaceae bacterium genome has a segment encoding these proteins:
- a CDS encoding electron transfer flavoprotein subunit alpha/FixB family protein produces MVLVFAESQKGIFKKTAFEAVTYGYKTAQLLGTDCVALTLGDNDNGGELGLYGASKIYNVAGVSAERVDSQADAAIIAAAVEKLGADVVIMSHNSTGKALLGRLAARFNAGSVAGAIALPVVDGGFKVKKSVYSAKAFADFEIKTAIKLISVTGNSIPVEVSGSAGVVEPLDVPVPVSKVTLKEISMMDGGQVPLPEASLVVSAGRGMKGPENWGIIEELAEVIGATTACSRPVSDSDWRPHHEHVGQTGLAIRPNLYIAVGISGAIQHLAGVNNSKTIVVINKDPEAPFFKAADYGVVGDLFEVVPKLTAAFKKFKA; encoded by the coding sequence ATGGTATTAGTATTCGCGGAGAGCCAGAAAGGAATATTCAAAAAAACCGCTTTTGAGGCGGTAACCTATGGATATAAAACTGCCCAATTGTTGGGAACGGACTGTGTAGCACTCACCCTGGGCGATAATGATAATGGAGGAGAACTGGGATTGTACGGTGCATCAAAAATATATAATGTAGCAGGGGTTTCTGCTGAAAGAGTGGATAGCCAGGCCGATGCAGCGATCATTGCGGCGGCGGTTGAAAAGCTGGGCGCCGATGTGGTCATAATGAGCCACAATTCTACCGGAAAAGCATTGCTTGGCAGGCTTGCTGCAAGGTTCAATGCCGGCTCGGTAGCAGGGGCTATTGCGCTTCCTGTGGTGGACGGTGGATTTAAAGTGAAAAAATCCGTTTATTCTGCCAAGGCATTTGCCGATTTTGAAATCAAAACAGCTATCAAACTGATCTCTGTAACGGGCAATTCGATTCCGGTGGAAGTATCCGGTAGTGCAGGTGTTGTGGAGCCCCTGGATGTACCGGTTCCGGTATCCAAAGTTACTTTAAAAGAAATCAGTATGATGGACGGCGGTCAGGTGCCGCTGCCAGAAGCTTCCCTGGTGGTTTCCGCCGGCAGAGGAATGAAAGGCCCTGAAAACTGGGGAATCATCGAAGAACTCGCTGAAGTGATCGGTGCTACCACCGCCTGCTCCCGCCCGGTGTCGGATTCTGACTGGCGCCCTCACCATGAGCACGTTGGACAAACCGGCCTGGCTATTCGCCCGAATTTGTATATCGCCGTCGGCATTTCCGGAGCCATACAGCACCTCGCAGGAGTCAACAACTCCAAAACAATCGTGGTGATCAACAAGGATCCTGAAGCGCCTTTCTTTAAAGCCGCTGATTATGGCGTGGTGGGCGATTTGTTTGAAGTGGTCCCCAAATTAACAGCAGCCTTCAAAAAATTCAAGGCTTAA
- a CDS encoding electron transfer flavoprotein subunit beta/FixA family protein, giving the protein MKILVCISKTPDTTARISFNAEGTAFDSSGVQFIMNPYDEWYALVRALELTEAAGGTVTLLNVGPAANDAVIRKGLAIGANDAVRIDAEPNSSLYVAKQIAAYADNENYDLIFLGKESIDYNASEVGPMVAEYLDMPFISFGVKMDFAGNTATIERDIEGGTEIVEVSTPFVISAAKGMAEQRIPNMRGIMMAKSKPLKVVPPVDFQDPVQAVHYELPPEKSAVKLVDPENMDELVRLLHEEAKVI; this is encoded by the coding sequence ATGAAAATATTAGTTTGTATTAGTAAGACGCCGGACACTACAGCCAGGATTTCCTTCAATGCAGAGGGGACGGCTTTTGATTCCAGTGGAGTTCAGTTTATCATGAATCCCTACGACGAGTGGTATGCATTGGTCAGAGCCCTGGAACTTACGGAAGCTGCCGGAGGTACGGTCACTCTCCTCAATGTAGGCCCGGCAGCTAATGATGCCGTGATCAGAAAAGGACTTGCCATTGGGGCCAATGATGCGGTGCGTATCGATGCCGAGCCGAATTCCAGTCTTTACGTGGCCAAGCAGATCGCTGCTTATGCGGACAATGAAAATTATGATCTCATTTTTCTTGGGAAAGAATCCATTGATTACAATGCCTCTGAGGTAGGTCCTATGGTGGCAGAATACCTGGACATGCCTTTTATTTCTTTTGGAGTAAAAATGGATTTTGCCGGAAATACAGCAACCATTGAGCGGGATATTGAGGGCGGAACTGAAATCGTCGAAGTATCTACGCCTTTTGTGATCAGCGCCGCAAAAGGTATGGCAGAACAGCGCATTCCCAATATGCGTGGCATCATGATGGCAAAAAGCAAACCTTTAAAAGTGGTTCCCCCGGTGGATTTTCAGGATCCCGTTCAGGCTGTTCATTACGAATTGCCTCCTGAAAAATCAGCCGTGAAGCTGGTAGATCCGGAAAATATGGATGAATTGGTTCGCCTGCTTCATGAAGAAGCTAAAGTGATCTGA
- a CDS encoding tetratricopeptide repeat protein — protein MARLEQLLDLLEQNPKDSFVRFALAKEYENAGEVEKALEYYSTLLQNNPDYVGAYFHLAQLHADRHQNEEAFRVYDLGIAVAKKLGDQHALSELSSARMNLEMEDLL, from the coding sequence ATGGCACGCCTTGAACAATTACTCGATCTGTTGGAGCAAAACCCTAAAGATTCCTTTGTTCGTTTTGCATTGGCGAAAGAATATGAAAACGCTGGAGAGGTAGAGAAAGCACTGGAATATTATTCCACTCTCCTGCAAAATAATCCTGATTATGTAGGAGCTTATTTCCATCTGGCCCAACTCCATGCCGACAGACATCAAAATGAGGAAGCATTCAGAGTTTATGATCTCGGTATAGCCGTCGCCAAAAAACTGGGAGATCAGCACGCGCTGAGCGAACTGTCCTCTGCCAGAATGAATTTGGAAATGGAGGATCTGCTTTAA
- a CDS encoding bifunctional nuclease family protein yields the protein MDKILLNIAAIATSEIQTNSFVIILKEEKGNRQLPIVIGAFEAQAIAIAIENIPHHRPLTHDLFRDFILKLGATLTEIIISDIRDGVFHATVYCETRDGNSFTIDSRTSDAIALAVRFKCPIYAIPKVMDEAGIVFNPMPETTEDRPGRTMGLSNLPISKLQEMLDKALEHEEYERAALIRDELKKRQG from the coding sequence ATGGATAAAATCTTACTCAACATTGCTGCCATAGCAACCAGTGAAATCCAAACCAACAGTTTTGTGATTATTCTGAAAGAAGAAAAGGGAAATCGCCAGTTGCCCATTGTTATTGGTGCTTTCGAAGCCCAGGCTATCGCCATTGCTATCGAAAACATCCCTCACCACAGGCCGCTTACCCATGATCTTTTTCGGGATTTCATTCTTAAATTGGGAGCAACTTTAACAGAAATCATCATATCCGACATCAGGGATGGTGTATTCCACGCTACCGTTTATTGTGAAACCAGGGACGGCAATTCCTTCACCATTGATTCCAGGACTTCCGATGCTATAGCATTGGCGGTGAGATTCAAATGTCCTATTTATGCCATCCCCAAAGTAATGGACGAAGCCGGTATTGTTTTTAACCCTATGCCGGAAACCACAGAGGATCGACCCGGACGAACAATGGGGCTTTCCAACCTTCCCATCAGTAAACTTCAGGAAATGCTTGATAAGGCCCTTGAGCATGAAGAATATGAAAGGGCTGCCTTGATCAGGGATGAATTAAAAAAAAGGCAGGGATAA
- a CDS encoding aminopeptidase P family protein yields MFKTQTYTTRRERLAKEVQSGLILILGNEESSINFKDNVYPFRQDSNFLYFFGIDRPDLAAIIDIDEQKTTIFGDDLSVEHIVWMGAHPALADQAAAVGVSHTAAYSALKPYLAEASKKERKVHYLPPYRPENIIKLHQWLNIDLNQVTDKASVVLIKAVVAQASIKNEEEIHELEKAVNVTGAMHVAAIKAARPGIKEARLAGIVEGIASAFEMRTAYPVILSVNGQILHNHYHGNTLQPGQLVLGDFGAESKMHYAGDLTRTFPVDKKFTALQKEVYNIVLEAEVNSIASLKPGVKYMDTHLSAAKIIADGLKNMGIMKGDMDEAVAAGAHALFFPHGLGHMLGLDVHDMEDLGENYVGYAEGQKRSEQFGLRSLRLAKALEPGYVLTVEPGIYFIPELIDMWESDKKHAAFINYDKLKALRSFGGIRVEDNVLITHDGHRVLGDPVPKTVEEIEALRG; encoded by the coding sequence ATGTTCAAGACACAGACCTATACAACGCGCAGAGAAAGGTTGGCGAAAGAGGTACAATCCGGACTCATTTTAATCCTGGGAAACGAGGAAAGCAGCATCAATTTCAAGGACAATGTTTATCCATTTCGCCAAGACAGTAATTTCCTTTATTTTTTCGGAATTGACCGACCGGATTTGGCCGCTATCATTGATATTGACGAACAAAAAACGACTATTTTCGGTGATGACCTCAGCGTGGAGCATATCGTCTGGATGGGAGCTCACCCAGCCCTTGCCGACCAGGCCGCTGCGGTGGGAGTAAGTCATACTGCCGCTTATTCCGCTTTAAAGCCTTATCTCGCCGAAGCTTCCAAAAAAGAACGCAAAGTACACTACCTGCCTCCTTACCGGCCTGAAAATATTATCAAATTGCACCAATGGCTGAATATTGACCTGAACCAGGTAACCGATAAGGCGTCCGTAGTGCTGATTAAAGCCGTTGTCGCCCAGGCTTCCATCAAAAACGAAGAAGAGATCCACGAATTGGAAAAGGCAGTGAATGTCACTGGTGCCATGCATGTTGCGGCCATCAAAGCCGCCCGGCCGGGGATCAAGGAAGCCCGGCTCGCAGGCATCGTGGAAGGCATCGCCTCGGCTTTTGAAATGAGAACAGCTTACCCGGTGATCCTTAGCGTAAACGGTCAAATCCTTCACAATCATTATCACGGGAATACCCTTCAACCCGGCCAGTTGGTGTTGGGTGATTTCGGCGCTGAATCAAAAATGCACTATGCCGGCGATCTGACCAGAACCTTCCCGGTAGACAAAAAATTCACCGCCCTGCAAAAAGAGGTGTACAATATTGTATTGGAGGCCGAAGTCAATTCCATCGCTTCCCTTAAACCCGGCGTTAAATATATGGACACTCATTTATCCGCTGCAAAAATAATCGCTGACGGCTTGAAAAACATGGGCATTATGAAAGGAGATATGGATGAAGCGGTAGCTGCCGGGGCTCATGCACTTTTCTTCCCACACGGGCTGGGGCATATGCTCGGACTCGATGTGCACGACATGGAAGATCTCGGCGAAAATTATGTAGGCTATGCCGAAGGCCAAAAAAGAAGCGAACAATTCGGTTTACGTTCCCTCAGGCTGGCCAAAGCGCTTGAACCCGGGTATGTCCTCACCGTGGAGCCGGGCATCTATTTTATTCCTGAGCTGATTGATATGTGGGAGTCGGATAAAAAACATGCCGCATTCATCAATTACGATAAGCTCAAGGCGCTCCGGAGTTTCGGAGGTATAAGAGTTGAGGACAATGTACTCATCACCCATGATGGTCACCGGGTGCTCGGCGATCCTGTTCCCAAAACGGTGGAGGAGATCGAAGCGCTGAGAGGCTGA
- a CDS encoding glycosyltransferase family 39 protein, producing MIEQTHQQKNWYYFLVLAILGAVFFIPFLGGVHLFDWDEINFAEISREMLLTGEYFRIKLNFLPFWEKPPLFFWLQSLSMAAFGVNEFSARLPNALIGIATLLILFNIGKRLKDARFGFIWAVAYFGSVLPFLYFKSGIIDPLFNLLIFLSLHYFIKGSWQRDPKEEVQTQKKGWKYLLLAGFFIGLAMLTKGPAAFIILSLCLGVYWLFVRFRFFVTPLQFLAVCGVAVLTLGLWFGPETIKNGPWFVQAFVKYQYRLFSTPDAGHGGFPGYHFIVLLVGCFPASVFAFRAFFKLPKEKESPAQENYRLWMKILFWVVVLLFTIVKSKIVHYSSLAYFPITYLAAVVVDKLLNGEVRFGKGMKAGIALVALPYIAATFFLPYLGRNLQIIRPLIDDPFALGNLEADVYWTGWEVLPGVILMAVVIAFFVLWGQKRKELAFKILFGGTSVFVFSMLIFFVGRIEGYSQRAAISFFEDKIGEDCYVHNFAYKSYAQLFYTRKKVPVNPKSNDENWLLEGDIDKDVYFITKIHKKKFMPVRDDIVLIGHKNGFVFYKRSAVK from the coding sequence ATGATTGAACAGACGCATCAGCAGAAAAATTGGTATTATTTCCTGGTTTTGGCGATACTTGGGGCTGTTTTTTTTATTCCCTTTTTGGGAGGTGTGCATCTGTTTGACTGGGATGAGATCAATTTTGCTGAAATAAGCAGGGAAATGTTGCTGACCGGGGAATATTTCCGGATAAAGCTCAATTTTCTTCCTTTTTGGGAAAAACCTCCCTTGTTTTTCTGGTTGCAGTCTCTTTCCATGGCGGCATTCGGGGTCAATGAATTTTCTGCAAGGTTACCTAATGCCCTGATCGGTATCGCGACTTTACTCATCTTATTTAATATCGGTAAACGCCTTAAGGATGCCCGGTTTGGGTTTATTTGGGCCGTCGCCTATTTTGGCAGTGTGCTTCCCTTCCTTTATTTTAAATCAGGAATCATTGATCCGTTGTTTAACCTGCTGATCTTTTTGAGTTTGCATTATTTTATCAAAGGATCATGGCAACGTGACCCAAAGGAGGAAGTCCAAACTCAAAAAAAAGGGTGGAAATATTTATTGCTGGCGGGGTTTTTTATAGGCCTGGCTATGCTGACAAAAGGCCCTGCGGCATTCATAATATTGTCTCTTTGCCTGGGGGTTTACTGGTTATTCGTGCGGTTCAGGTTTTTTGTGACCCCTTTGCAATTTCTTGCCGTTTGTGGGGTGGCGGTACTCACTCTCGGGCTTTGGTTCGGACCGGAAACCATAAAGAACGGCCCCTGGTTCGTCCAGGCTTTTGTGAAATACCAATACAGGCTATTCAGTACCCCCGATGCAGGACATGGAGGATTTCCCGGCTATCATTTTATCGTTTTACTGGTGGGGTGTTTTCCGGCCTCTGTTTTTGCCTTCCGCGCCTTTTTTAAACTGCCCAAAGAAAAAGAATCCCCCGCACAGGAGAATTACCGGCTTTGGATGAAAATCCTGTTTTGGGTGGTGGTCCTTCTTTTTACGATTGTAAAATCCAAAATTGTCCATTATTCTTCCCTGGCCTATTTCCCGATAACTTATCTCGCTGCAGTGGTGGTGGATAAACTGCTCAATGGAGAAGTCAGGTTTGGCAAAGGCATGAAGGCGGGAATCGCCCTGGTAGCCCTTCCATATATTGCGGCAACCTTCTTTTTGCCATACCTGGGCAGAAATTTACAGATAATAAGACCTTTAATCGATGATCCTTTTGCCCTGGGAAATCTTGAGGCGGATGTTTATTGGACAGGGTGGGAGGTTTTACCCGGCGTTATCCTGATGGCAGTGGTGATTGCTTTTTTTGTGCTTTGGGGTCAAAAAAGAAAAGAGTTGGCCTTTAAGATTCTCTTTGGCGGAACCTCCGTTTTTGTTTTTTCTATGCTTATTTTTTTCGTGGGCAGAATTGAAGGATATTCCCAAAGGGCCGCCATTTCATTTTTTGAAGATAAAATAGGGGAGGATTGTTATGTGCACAATTTTGCCTATAAATCCTATGCCCAGTTGTTTTACACTAGAAAAAAAGTACCCGTTAACCCTAAAAGCAATGATGAAAACTGGTTGCTGGAAGGAGATATTGATAAAGACGTTTATTTTATCACCAAAATTCACAAGAAAAAATTTATGCCCGTCAGGGACGATATCGTCCTGATCGGGCATAAAAATGGTTTTGTTTTCTATAAGAGAAGTGCGGTAAAGTAA
- a CDS encoding OmpA family protein: MKKLVILVLILLGAGMVATAQDLPSNPQENSCWVRCVTPDVFKTEEVSVMVRPAYKRLTIVPAEYKEVKERVMVKEASVRYEFSPAEYKTEYVDYDSKDGFNKLAITPASFKDGEEVIEIYPKVTRWESQVFEGCESDNPADCQVWCFRAYDPQSTTVGIRTLAKDASTNPTPVKKETARYARQVIVKPAEVKEIPIPAEYKEITKTVLVKDETVVEETVAAEYTTVSKTVLVTKGGTTEYKPIDCELLEYNVLPINFDLGSAALTSTARSIIDTKLLKLMVDNPGTKIELNAHTDSRGSAASNKDLSERRAKSVVNYLISKGISPDRLVSKGYGEERLKNNCSDGVECTEAQHAINRRVEFRVLNY, encoded by the coding sequence ATGAAGAAATTAGTGATTTTAGTCTTGATCCTATTGGGAGCAGGGATGGTAGCAACTGCCCAGGATCTGCCCTCTAACCCTCAGGAAAACTCTTGTTGGGTTCGGTGCGTAACTCCCGACGTTTTTAAAACAGAAGAAGTTTCTGTAATGGTCAGACCAGCCTACAAGCGCCTGACTATCGTACCGGCAGAATATAAAGAGGTCAAAGAAAGAGTTATGGTAAAGGAAGCTTCTGTTCGTTACGAATTTTCCCCTGCTGAGTATAAAACAGAGTACGTGGATTATGATTCAAAAGACGGTTTCAATAAACTTGCCATCACCCCTGCTTCCTTTAAAGACGGGGAAGAAGTGATTGAGATTTATCCAAAGGTAACCCGCTGGGAATCTCAGGTATTCGAAGGCTGTGAATCTGACAATCCCGCCGATTGTCAGGTATGGTGTTTCAGAGCATATGATCCTCAATCTACTACCGTAGGCATCAGAACCCTCGCCAAAGATGCGTCTACCAACCCTACTCCGGTAAAGAAAGAAACAGCAAGATACGCCAGACAAGTCATTGTAAAACCTGCAGAGGTCAAGGAGATTCCCATTCCCGCCGAATATAAGGAAATCACAAAAACGGTTCTGGTTAAAGATGAAACTGTTGTCGAAGAAACGGTAGCCGCTGAATATACCACCGTATCAAAAACGGTTCTCGTTACTAAAGGCGGAACTACAGAATACAAACCCATTGATTGTGAATTGTTGGAGTACAACGTCCTTCCTATCAACTTTGATTTAGGTAGTGCAGCCCTTACCTCAACTGCCCGATCAATCATCGATACAAAGTTACTGAAATTGATGGTTGATAACCCCGGTACAAAAATCGAACTCAACGCACATACGGATTCAAGAGGTAGTGCAGCTTCCAATAAAGACCTTTCTGAAAGAAGGGCTAAATCAGTGGTAAACTACCTGATCAGCAAAGGAATTTCTCCTGACCGTCTTGTTTCCAAAGGTTATGGTGAAGAAAGACTTAAGAACAACTGCTCTGACGGAGTTGAATGTACAGAAGCCCAGCATGCCATTAACCGTCGTGTTGAATTCAGGGTTTTGAATTATTAA
- a CDS encoding RluA family pseudouridine synthase, protein MQKKADIIYQDEDMVVVNKPAGTLTIPGRSLEAGDSLLELLNSEFEKCYTVHRLDQLTSGVVCFAKTKEAHQNLSMQFQERRVKKIYQVLVEGNLDQDEGEINKPIGQHKTIAGKMTIAPKGKEALTFYKVVERFRNFTYLEADIKTGRTHQIRIHFQSIGHPLVVDSLYGKRDALFLSDIKTRGYRPGQEEEVRPLMQRNTLHAAKLTLFHPTTGNEMTFEAPMPKDFRAVMNQLRKWGVKRV, encoded by the coding sequence ATGCAAAAAAAAGCAGACATTATTTACCAGGACGAAGATATGGTGGTGGTGAATAAGCCAGCGGGAACGCTGACTATCCCCGGCAGGTCTCTTGAGGCAGGAGATAGTTTACTGGAGTTGTTGAATAGCGAATTCGAAAAATGTTACACGGTACACAGGCTTGATCAACTTACCAGTGGGGTGGTTTGTTTTGCAAAAACCAAAGAAGCCCACCAGAATCTTTCCATGCAGTTCCAGGAAAGAAGAGTGAAAAAGATCTACCAGGTGTTGGTAGAAGGGAACCTTGATCAGGATGAAGGAGAGATCAACAAACCTATAGGCCAGCATAAAACCATTGCCGGAAAAATGACCATCGCACCAAAAGGCAAAGAGGCACTGACCTTCTACAAGGTAGTGGAGCGGTTCAGGAACTTCACTTATTTGGAGGCAGACATCAAAACAGGACGTACCCACCAGATCAGGATTCATTTTCAGTCTATAGGCCATCCACTGGTGGTCGACAGCCTGTATGGAAAAAGAGATGCGCTTTTCCTTTCCGATATTAAGACACGTGGATACCGTCCGGGCCAGGAGGAGGAGGTGCGGCCTTTGATGCAGCGCAATACCCTGCATGCAGCAAAATTGACCTTGTTTCACCCGACTACAGGAAATGAAATGACTTTTGAGGCCCCGATGCCCAAAGATTTCAGGGCAGTTATGAATCAGCTCAGAAAATGGGGTGTCAAAAGAGTTTGA
- a CDS encoding bifunctional riboflavin kinase/FAD synthetase, which produces MKVYRDLKDLPKFNKAVITIGSFDGVHCGHQKIIEKVCQVAENIGGESVVITFHPHPRQIIYPKDNTLELINTIEEKIRLFERIGLDHVVVVPFTIEFAQLSADEYIHKFLIEKFHPAAIVIGYDHRFGLNRLGDFNYLKYHSAAAGYDLIEIKKQTIKDISISSTKIRNAIKAGDVTGATELLGYHFLLTGKVVHGHKTGTKMGFPTANIQIEEKAKIIPPIGIYAVYVWHELRKYKGMLYIGNRPTITEKGETTIEVNIFDFDENIYGHSLEIELVDFIREDAKFKDLDGLKKQLEKDKQASLECLIEEEREAVKKKLPNISIVILNYNTQKYLQQFLPGVVSNAPPGSRIVVADNASEDDSIEFVKTNFPRVSCLELNKNHGFAQGYNLALREEEADYYVLLNSDVETPNGWLEPILTYMEEHPKVAACQPKIRAYANRSSFEHAGASGGWMDIMGYPFCRGRILNALEKDEGQYDDAHEIFWATGAAMVIRAKLFHDIGEFDGDYFAHFEEIDLCWRLKKAGYGIAVVPQSVVYHVGGGTLNYVSPLKTYLNFRNSLYTLFKNESKRNLFWIVFFRLILDAAAGFLFLTQGKFNFIWMIIKAHLKFYSQFPNLFRKRKQYKALIEKVRIGTWNKKGLYRGSVIWNFYFRNKKKFSELF; this is translated from the coding sequence ATGAAAGTATATAGAGATTTAAAGGATTTGCCCAAATTCAATAAGGCGGTAATAACTATAGGTTCCTTTGACGGCGTGCATTGTGGACATCAGAAAATCATTGAGAAAGTTTGCCAGGTAGCCGAAAACATCGGTGGCGAAAGTGTGGTCATTACTTTTCATCCTCATCCACGCCAGATTATCTATCCGAAAGACAATACGCTGGAGCTGATCAACACCATTGAGGAGAAGATCAGGCTGTTTGAACGAATAGGGTTGGACCATGTAGTGGTGGTTCCTTTTACCATTGAATTTGCCCAGCTCAGCGCGGATGAATATATCCATAAATTCCTGATCGAAAAATTTCACCCTGCTGCAATTGTCATTGGGTATGATCACCGATTCGGCCTGAATCGACTGGGGGATTTCAATTATTTGAAATATCATTCCGCAGCGGCGGGTTATGACCTTATTGAGATTAAAAAACAAACCATAAAGGATATTTCCATCAGTTCCACCAAGATCAGGAATGCGATAAAAGCAGGGGATGTTACAGGGGCTACGGAATTGCTGGGGTACCATTTTTTGCTTACCGGAAAGGTGGTTCACGGCCATAAAACGGGCACCAAAATGGGATTTCCGACCGCCAATATCCAGATTGAAGAGAAAGCGAAGATCATCCCGCCCATTGGGATCTACGCCGTTTATGTGTGGCACGAGCTGAGGAAGTATAAGGGGATGTTGTATATTGGAAACCGGCCGACCATCACCGAAAAAGGCGAAACGACCATAGAAGTCAACATTTTTGATTTTGACGAAAATATATATGGTCATTCTCTCGAAATTGAACTGGTCGATTTTATCAGGGAAGACGCCAAATTCAAAGACCTTGACGGGCTGAAAAAACAACTGGAAAAGGATAAACAAGCCAGTCTGGAATGCCTCATTGAAGAAGAGCGGGAGGCAGTAAAAAAAAAACTGCCGAACATTTCCATCGTCATCCTAAATTATAACACCCAAAAGTACCTGCAACAATTCCTGCCCGGGGTGGTGAGTAATGCTCCGCCCGGCTCGAGGATCGTCGTGGCGGATAATGCTTCTGAGGACGACTCCATTGAATTTGTGAAGACAAATTTCCCAAGGGTAAGCTGCCTGGAACTGAATAAAAACCATGGGTTTGCACAAGGGTATAACCTGGCGCTTCGGGAAGAGGAAGCGGACTATTATGTATTATTGAATTCAGATGTGGAAACTCCTAACGGATGGCTTGAGCCTATCCTTACTTATATGGAGGAACATCCGAAAGTGGCGGCCTGTCAGCCTAAAATAAGGGCTTATGCCAACCGATCCTCTTTTGAACACGCCGGAGCCAGCGGCGGGTGGATGGATATTATGGGGTATCCTTTTTGCCGGGGGCGGATACTGAATGCTTTGGAAAAAGACGAAGGACAATACGATGATGCCCATGAAATTTTTTGGGCTACCGGAGCAGCGATGGTTATTCGTGCAAAACTGTTCCATGATATAGGGGAATTTGATGGCGACTATTTTGCTCATTTTGAGGAAATTGATCTTTGTTGGAGGCTTAAAAAAGCAGGATACGGAATTGCCGTGGTTCCTCAATCGGTAGTGTATCATGTTGGGGGAGGCACCCTCAATTATGTGAGTCCCTTGAAGACTTATCTAAATTTTAGAAATTCGCTTTACACCCTCTTTAAAAACGAATCAAAAAGGAACCTGTTTTGGATCGTTTTCTTCCGGCTGATACTGGATGCTGCCGCAGGTTTTTTATTTCTCACCCAGGGGAAATTTAATTTTATCTGGATGATCATTAAGGCTCATTTAAAATTTTATTCGCAGTTTCCGAACCTTTTTCGAAAAAGAAAACAATACAAGGCGTTAATTGAAAAAGTAAGGATAGGAACCTGGAACAAAAAAGGGCTTTATCGGGGAAGTGTGATATGGAATTTTTATTTCCGGAACAAAAAGAAGTTCTCAGAATTATTTTAA
- a CDS encoding DUF4340 domain-containing protein has product MKKKTVIWILLILAVLFGIDRGVKRAKTDLFDTTLIHIDTSGIDAINISFPAADYPLIFVREANAWIVSQGYLSVKAKPGSMDHLLSYLARIRVDKIVSDLPGQWLEYGVGKEQGVRVEVFANQEKLEDFVLGMMVSPASKGGAADYIRLFDQKEIYAVKKDQAAFTLPAFEYYRSKQFLLWPEIEAVEEISLLTPDTTFVLTASSGTWKLGDDFTLDSIGMVNYLNGLKDLSSENFADDFDETKGNELLYKSLVFKGNTDSVPLTINCYRDTTREKTFILCSGYNHESWFESDAAGLYKIVFSKLEQLLNIGQ; this is encoded by the coding sequence ATGAAAAAGAAGACCGTCATTTGGATATTATTGATTCTGGCCGTGTTGTTTGGTATCGACAGGGGGGTAAAAAGGGCCAAAACCGATCTCTTCGATACGACCTTGATCCATATTGACACTTCTGGAATTGATGCCATTAATATTTCCTTTCCTGCGGCAGATTACCCCTTGATCTTTGTCAGGGAAGCGAATGCCTGGATCGTTTCACAGGGGTACTTAAGCGTAAAAGCCAAACCAGGTTCCATGGATCATTTATTAAGTTACCTGGCCCGGATACGGGTGGATAAGATCGTTTCCGATCTTCCCGGGCAATGGCTGGAATACGGCGTGGGAAAAGAACAAGGGGTGAGAGTCGAGGTGTTTGCCAACCAGGAAAAACTGGAGGATTTTGTTCTGGGAATGATGGTTTCCCCTGCCAGCAAGGGTGGGGCAGCGGATTACATAAGGCTTTTTGATCAAAAAGAAATCTATGCCGTAAAAAAGGATCAGGCTGCTTTTACCTTACCTGCTTTTGAGTATTATCGGAGCAAACAATTCCTGTTGTGGCCCGAAATTGAGGCAGTAGAGGAAATATCCCTCCTAACACCCGACACGACCTTTGTTTTGACGGCATCATCAGGAACCTGGAAGCTGGGAGACGATTTCACCCTTGATTCGATCGGGATGGTCAACTACCTCAATGGGTTAAAAGATCTTTCCAGTGAAAATTTTGCCGACGATTTTGATGAAACAAAAGGGAATGAACTGCTTTATAAAAGCCTTGTTTTTAAAGGAAATACTGATTCTGTTCCCCTGACCATAAACTGTTACCGGGATACCACCCGGGAAAAGACGTTTATTTTGTGCTCCGGTTATAACCATGAGTCATGGTTTGAAAGCGATGCTGCGGGTTTGTATAAAATAGTTTTTTCAAAATTGGAACAATTGCTAAATATTGGTCAATAA